The Artemia franciscana chromosome 18, ASM3288406v1, whole genome shotgun sequence genome includes a window with the following:
- the LOC136038643 gene encoding integrator complex subunit 10-like isoform X2 translates to MLKAEDDEHYLIEKSKPGLSINDAEARAWALTAKSLIPRNFSLLHEAYWAEKTSKNAKESAKILSRIYMEFPNEPQFWNETKVVFCDLDNHLNTSTSKFHAELISHLHADVQQQILLQLIQTIENPVTQGKLTITLFEKFPQTVSGLWQKAVERLTKSELNAHVSPCNAYRKILIHDLLPLILKVKGADIPQTLLLTLLQKAIEFYVSYLAKNDLVIKELSETESKLENPMQKLTWLLSLVSAKVGWKLGAEAFNIENKAQLCQILWSVCNPGTVTTTDKKENRFVELYYYTVFTLFKSLFEYLDLVGPTKKRDLWSEMPQVLLVHNLFVVPDLNSAAKRESPGNPILLTTPKLKNLSRRVTENFAAAISCWELLHNFDELRHQFAGLYESLRITSWPWFQTFMVDVLLYRSLYDEAAVSLNHLLAVATGNNKMCLNLKLASVLYISGKKTEAITNVLQLIPLLPSTDQTPLDYFELSMTTDGYSQRVLTFMNTTSTEILRFVVHMILSTYCDIGLSSCSDTVLGISLILLQFDWPRNSDLAEIIVDRIRSKGTFKYPLLPKYFINIDVLEEFMLMASDHGGNLLLDIFPNVSSQAKVSTRGGSKESKEDFKQAMFSLVAQCGRPLYNLLTSFLQDEKETIIQTLK, encoded by the coding sequence ATGTTGAAGGCAGAAGATGACGAGCATTACCTCATTGAAAAGTCGAAACCTGGACTGTCAATAAACGATGCTGAGGCTCGAGCATGGGCTTTAACTGCCAAATCTCTCATCCCTAGGAATTTTTCCCTTTTACACGAGGCATACTGGGCCGAGAAAACATCAAAGAATGCCAAAGAAAGTGCGAAAATTTTGTCAAGAATATATATGGAATTTCCAAACGAGCCACAATTCTGGAATGAAACGAAAGTTGTTTTCTGCGATCTTGATAACCATTTGAATACCTCGACTTCAAAATTTCATGCTGAATTAATTTCACACTTGCACGCTGATGTTCAACAGCAAATCCTACTACAGCTTATTCAAACAATTGAAAACCCAGTCACTCAGGGTAAACTAACAATaactctttttgaaaaattccctcAAACAGTTAGTGGATTGTGGCAAAAAGCTGTAGAACGACTAACTAagtctgaattgaatgcacatGTATCTCCCTGTAACGCCTATAGGAAGATACTAATCCACGACTTGCTTCCTTTAATACTTAAAGTGAAAGGTGCTGATATACCACAGACTCTGCTTTTAACACTTCTTCAAAAAGCGATTGAAttttatgtatcttacctagcAAAAAATGACTTAGTAATCAAAGAACTTTCCGAAACAGAATCAAAATTGGAGAATCctatgcaaaaattgacttggtTATTGTCATTAGTTAGTGCCAAAGTTGGCTGGAAGCTTGGTGCAGAAGCTtttaacattgaaaataaagcaCAGTTGTGCCAGATACTTTGGTCTGTTTGTAATCCTGGAACTGTCACAACTACtgacaagaaagaaaataggtTTGTTGAATTGTATTATTATACCGTTTTCACGTTATTCAAATCATTATTTGAGTACCTTGATTTAGTTGGACCAACAAAGAAAAGAGATCTGTGGTCTGAAATGCCACAAGTGCTGCTAGTTCACAATCTTTTTGTAGTTCCGGATTTAAACTCAGCAGCAAAGAGGGAAAGTCCAGGTAATCCAATACTGCTAACTACACCTAAATTGAAAAACCTCAGTAGGCGAGTTACTGAAAATTTTGCTGCAGCAATAAGTTGTTGGGAGCTATTGCACAACTTTGATGAGCTGCGGCACCAGTTCGCAGGGCTATATGAAAGTCTGCGAATTACTTCATGGCCTTGGTTTCAAACATTTATGGTAGATGTCTTATTATATCGATCGTTATATGATGAAGCAGCTGTAAGCCTGAATCATCTTCTTGCTGTAGCAACAGGAAATAATAAGATGTGTCTAAATTTGAAGCTTGCCAGTGTTCTTTATATATCAGGGAAAAAAACTGAGGCTATAACCAATGTGCTGCAACTTATTCCTCTTCTTCCATCAACTGACCAAACACCTCTAGATTACTTTGAACTTAGTATGACAACCGATGGCTACTCCCAGCGTGTTTTGACTTTTATGAACACAACTTCTACAGAAATCTTGAGATTTGTTGTGCATATGATACTATCTACTTATTGTGATATAGGGTTATCCAGCTGCTCAGATACAGTGCTAGGAATCTCTCTTATCCTTCTTCAGTTTGACTGGCCAAGAAATTCAGACCTTGCTGAGATCATCGTTGATAGAATAAGAAGCAAGGGTACTTTCAAATATCCTCTAttgccaaaatattttattaatattgatgTTCTTGAAGAGTTTATGCTTATGGCGAGTGACCATGGGGGAAATCTTCTTCTTGATATCTTCCCCAATGTCTCATCTCAAGCAAAAGTTTCCACTAGAGGTGGAAGTAAAGAATCAAAAGAGGATTTTAAACAGGCAATGTTTTCTCTTGTTGCACAATGTGGGAGACCTTTATATAATTTGTTAACGAGTTTCTTAcaagatgaaaaagaaacaattattcAGACATTGAAATAA
- the LOC136038643 gene encoding integrator complex subunit 10-like isoform X1, whose protein sequence is MKLHRPLNKILSSKYWKMLKAEDDEHYLIEKSKPGLSINDAEARAWALTAKSLIPRNFSLLHEAYWAEKTSKNAKESAKILSRIYMEFPNEPQFWNETKVVFCDLDNHLNTSTSKFHAELISHLHADVQQQILLQLIQTIENPVTQGKLTITLFEKFPQTVSGLWQKAVERLTKSELNAHVSPCNAYRKILIHDLLPLILKVKGADIPQTLLLTLLQKAIEFYVSYLAKNDLVIKELSETESKLENPMQKLTWLLSLVSAKVGWKLGAEAFNIENKAQLCQILWSVCNPGTVTTTDKKENRFVELYYYTVFTLFKSLFEYLDLVGPTKKRDLWSEMPQVLLVHNLFVVPDLNSAAKRESPGNPILLTTPKLKNLSRRVTENFAAAISCWELLHNFDELRHQFAGLYESLRITSWPWFQTFMVDVLLYRSLYDEAAVSLNHLLAVATGNNKMCLNLKLASVLYISGKKTEAITNVLQLIPLLPSTDQTPLDYFELSMTTDGYSQRVLTFMNTTSTEILRFVVHMILSTYCDIGLSSCSDTVLGISLILLQFDWPRNSDLAEIIVDRIRSKGTFKYPLLPKYFINIDVLEEFMLMASDHGGNLLLDIFPNVSSQAKVSTRGGSKESKEDFKQAMFSLVAQCGRPLYNLLTSFLQDEKETIIQTLK, encoded by the coding sequence GAAAATGTTGAAGGCAGAAGATGACGAGCATTACCTCATTGAAAAGTCGAAACCTGGACTGTCAATAAACGATGCTGAGGCTCGAGCATGGGCTTTAACTGCCAAATCTCTCATCCCTAGGAATTTTTCCCTTTTACACGAGGCATACTGGGCCGAGAAAACATCAAAGAATGCCAAAGAAAGTGCGAAAATTTTGTCAAGAATATATATGGAATTTCCAAACGAGCCACAATTCTGGAATGAAACGAAAGTTGTTTTCTGCGATCTTGATAACCATTTGAATACCTCGACTTCAAAATTTCATGCTGAATTAATTTCACACTTGCACGCTGATGTTCAACAGCAAATCCTACTACAGCTTATTCAAACAATTGAAAACCCAGTCACTCAGGGTAAACTAACAATaactctttttgaaaaattccctcAAACAGTTAGTGGATTGTGGCAAAAAGCTGTAGAACGACTAACTAagtctgaattgaatgcacatGTATCTCCCTGTAACGCCTATAGGAAGATACTAATCCACGACTTGCTTCCTTTAATACTTAAAGTGAAAGGTGCTGATATACCACAGACTCTGCTTTTAACACTTCTTCAAAAAGCGATTGAAttttatgtatcttacctagcAAAAAATGACTTAGTAATCAAAGAACTTTCCGAAACAGAATCAAAATTGGAGAATCctatgcaaaaattgacttggtTATTGTCATTAGTTAGTGCCAAAGTTGGCTGGAAGCTTGGTGCAGAAGCTtttaacattgaaaataaagcaCAGTTGTGCCAGATACTTTGGTCTGTTTGTAATCCTGGAACTGTCACAACTACtgacaagaaagaaaataggtTTGTTGAATTGTATTATTATACCGTTTTCACGTTATTCAAATCATTATTTGAGTACCTTGATTTAGTTGGACCAACAAAGAAAAGAGATCTGTGGTCTGAAATGCCACAAGTGCTGCTAGTTCACAATCTTTTTGTAGTTCCGGATTTAAACTCAGCAGCAAAGAGGGAAAGTCCAGGTAATCCAATACTGCTAACTACACCTAAATTGAAAAACCTCAGTAGGCGAGTTACTGAAAATTTTGCTGCAGCAATAAGTTGTTGGGAGCTATTGCACAACTTTGATGAGCTGCGGCACCAGTTCGCAGGGCTATATGAAAGTCTGCGAATTACTTCATGGCCTTGGTTTCAAACATTTATGGTAGATGTCTTATTATATCGATCGTTATATGATGAAGCAGCTGTAAGCCTGAATCATCTTCTTGCTGTAGCAACAGGAAATAATAAGATGTGTCTAAATTTGAAGCTTGCCAGTGTTCTTTATATATCAGGGAAAAAAACTGAGGCTATAACCAATGTGCTGCAACTTATTCCTCTTCTTCCATCAACTGACCAAACACCTCTAGATTACTTTGAACTTAGTATGACAACCGATGGCTACTCCCAGCGTGTTTTGACTTTTATGAACACAACTTCTACAGAAATCTTGAGATTTGTTGTGCATATGATACTATCTACTTATTGTGATATAGGGTTATCCAGCTGCTCAGATACAGTGCTAGGAATCTCTCTTATCCTTCTTCAGTTTGACTGGCCAAGAAATTCAGACCTTGCTGAGATCATCGTTGATAGAATAAGAAGCAAGGGTACTTTCAAATATCCTCTAttgccaaaatattttattaatattgatgTTCTTGAAGAGTTTATGCTTATGGCGAGTGACCATGGGGGAAATCTTCTTCTTGATATCTTCCCCAATGTCTCATCTCAAGCAAAAGTTTCCACTAGAGGTGGAAGTAAAGAATCAAAAGAGGATTTTAAACAGGCAATGTTTTCTCTTGTTGCACAATGTGGGAGACCTTTATATAATTTGTTAACGAGTTTCTTAcaagatgaaaaagaaacaattattcAGACATTGAAATAA